In Euphorbia lathyris chromosome 10, ddEupLath1.1, whole genome shotgun sequence, a single genomic region encodes these proteins:
- the LOC136209076 gene encoding DNA mismatch repair protein MLH3 isoform X1 — protein MRSIERLPQSIRNSMRSGIILFDLTRVMEELIFNSLDAGATKVSVYVGVGTCYVKVEDDGCGISRDGLALLGERYVTSKFPDVAETSTAITFGFRGEALASISDVSLLEIVTKARGMPNGYRKVLKGSKCLYLGVNDDRKDVGTTVIVRDLFYNQPVRRKNMQSSLKKVLDLVKKCVLQIALVHSKVCFVVVDIESEDELLCTRFSSSLSLLMSVYGIDDSKFLHELNISGGVLKLSGYISGPFDSLTTKAFQYVYINSRFVCKGPIHKLLNQLATGFGRLDPWEVNSISQKGTRSKPQACPAYVLNISCPRSLYDLTFEPSKTYVEFKDWIPILNFIEDSIQHLWRENMTDTESSSHASGSWRKDETWKEDLSEFAVKKSETQKHKPSRAPAVPMLTKEVDHRCSVKSHKVPFEEFCVNVSERETDTEFLCQSDCSLQSWNGLVSEREPQGQKIETHLLTLEANSFLQDNYFLEDRVNSRERSYDHVSSHVRSLDWQDEFNKTRSMEVNESSENSFSMGYNDFSDELEVSKKPFLQICSSRRSLPLDRSYSSSVDDLEFPFDDLKSKRRRVCSVQNSDMIKIDTRNCRFDTSPAQLETLCPRDCLAYSTGNNILEDADNLLGASEKSLLSHGNPFAKGVVLGSGSIDHSDNADSFYGSNSKWCSLSSDALFQSTAWDAAHVPDKGNYGYNIASNSSGQHNFVSGCTSTMLDFKDSTDTFSVSNFKDYTDTSEDIIKYLKGDITNDEFSFEHSDKSICETEWLPLDLHSRGDTSDDKYESHENQFRCQNRELGERCKRSQSAPPFYRHKKRFISLSSHHSIMKEGNAQLSHKGLISPAFIETDGPKPLDFLPKYAEDLTFCPSPKVENEQAIILDMKENKKGLLPAEIQESTDSGTKWRNGCEQIAEKYASHVGKQHNILDISSGLLHLAGNSLVPQSIHKKWLEDAKVLHQVDKKFIPIVASGTLAIIDQHAADERIQLEELRQKVLFGEAKTVSYLDAEKELTLPEIGYQLLQNYAGQIREWGWICDIQAPGSCSFKKNLNILHQQPAVVTLLGVPCILGVKLSDSDLLEFLEQLADTDGSSTIPPSVLRVLNYKACRGAIMFGDSLLPSECALIVEELKQTSLCFQCAHGRPTTVPVVKLEELHKQIAKLKLLDGSSSELWHGLQRQQLTLERAAQRLSMARG, from the exons ATGAGGAGTATTGAGCGCTTGCCCCAGTCAATTCGTAACTCGATGCGTTCTGGGATTATTTTGTTTGACTTGACACGGGTCATGGAGGAATTGATTTTTAACAGCTTGGATGCTGGAGCTACTAAG GTGTCTGTTTATGTAGGTGTGGGAACCTGCTATGTTAAAGTAGAGGATGATG GATGTGGCATCTCTCGGGATGGATTGGCATTATTGGGAGAAAGATACG TGACATCAAAGTTTCCTGATGTGGCTGAAACCAGCACTGCTATTACCTTTGGCTTCAGAGGAGAAGCATTGGCTTCTATTTCTGATGTCTCCTTGTTGGAAATTGTAACAAAAGCTCGCGGGATGCCAAATGGATATCGTAAAGTCCTGAAG GGATCAAAATGTTTGTATCTTGGAGTAAATGATGATCGAAAAGATGTTGGAACAACAG TGATTGTTCGTGATTTATTTTACAACCAACCTGTTCGGAGAAAGAATATGCAATCAAG CCTCAAGAAGGTTTTGGACTTGGTCAAAAAGTGCGTACTTCAAATTGCACTTGTGCATTCAAAAGTTTGCTTCGTAGTTGTTGACATTGAAAG CGAGGATGAGCTTCTATGTACGCGCTTCTCTTCTTCATTGTCATTGTTGATGAGTGTATATGGGATTGACGATTCCAAATTTCTTCATGAATTGAACATCAGTGGTGGTGTATTAAAGCTTTCTGGATATATATCTGGTCCTTTTGATAGCTTAACCACTAAG GCTTTCCAATATGTGT ATATCAACTCAAGGTTCGTCTGCAAAGGTCCAATACACAAATTATTGAACCAATTGGCTACTGGGTTTGGGCGCTTAGATCCTTGGGAAGTCAATAGCATTTCTCAGAAGGGAACTAGATCGAAGCCTCAAGCATGTCCAGCATATGTTCTAAATATAAGCTGCCCTCGAAGTCTCTATGATTTAACTTTTGAGCCTTCAAAGACATATGTTGAGTTCAAG GATTGGATTCCTATTCTTAATTTTATAGAGGATTCCATTCAACATTTATGGAGGGAAAATATGACTGACA CAGAATCCTCAAGTCATGCAAGTGGTTCATGGAGGAAAGATGAAACCTGGAAGGAAG ATTTGTCTGAATTTGCAGTAAAGAAAAGTGAGACTCAGAAGCACAAACCCTCTCGCGCACCTGCTGTTCCCATGCTAACCAAGGAGGTTGACCATAGATGTAGTGTGAAGAGTCACAAAGTTCCATTTGAAGAATTCTGCGTGAATGTTTCAGAACGAGAAACTGATACAGAATTTCTATGTCAAAGTGACTGTTCTCTGCAATCATGGAATGGCTTAGTTTCAGAACGTGAACCACAGGGCCAAAAAATTGAAACACATCTCTTGACATTGGAGGCCAATTCTTTCCTGCAAGATAATTATTTCTTGGAAGATAGGGTCAATTCTAGAGAAAGATCCTATGATCATGTCAGTAGCCATGTCCGGAGCTTAGATTGGCAAGATGAATTTAACAAGACTAGATCTATGGAAGTAAATGAATCTTCtgaaaattcattttcaatGGGTTATAATGATTTTTCTGATGAATTAGAGGTCAGCAAGAAACCTTTCTTACAGATTTGCTCTTCAAGGAGAAGCCTTCCACTTGATAGATCATATTCTTCCAGTGTGGATGATCTTGAATTTCCATTTGACGACTTAAAGTCAAAAAGAAGACGGGTTTGCAGTGTTCAAAATTCTGACATGATAAAGATTGACACCAGAAATTGCAGATTTGATACATCTCCAGCGCAACTTGAAACATTATGTCCTCGGGATTGTCTTGCATATAGCACGGGAAACAACATACTTGAAGATGCTGATAATCTGTTGGGGGCTTCAGAGAAGTCACTTTTATCTCATGGAAATCCTTTTGCTAAAGGGGTAGTTCTTGGTTCTGGCTCAATTGATCATAGTGATAATGCTGACTCATTTTATGGGTCAAATTCCAAATGGTGTTCTCTTTCATCAGATGCCTTATTTCAATCCACAGCTTGGGATGCTGCACATGTACCAGACAAGGGTAACTATGGTTACAACATTGCATCAAATAGCTCTGGTCAACATAACTTCGTCTCAGGATGTACAAGTACTATGTTAGATTTCAAAGATAGTACTGATACTTTTTCTGTGTCAAATTTTAAGGACTACACAGATACTTCTGAAGACATCATCAAGTACCTTAAAGGAGACATAACAAAtgacgaattttcattcgaacATTCTGATAAATCAATTTGTGAGACTGAATGGTTACCTCTAGATTTGCACTCTAGAGGTGACACGAGTGATGACAAGTATGAAAGTCATGAAAACCAATTTAGATGTCAAAATAGGGAGCTAGGTGAACGATGCAAAAGAAGCCAATCAGCTCCACCATTTTACAGACACAAAAAAAGATTTATTTCCTTGAGCTCTCATCATTCTATAATGAAGGAGGGAAATGCTCAGTTGTCCCATAAGGGCCTTATTTCTCCAG CTTTTATAGAAACTGATGGCCCGAAGCCACTAGATTTTCTCCCAAAGTATGCAGAAGATTTAACATTCTGCCCCAG TCCCAAGGTGGAGAATGAGCAAGCAATTATACTGGATATGAAAGAGAATAAAAAAG GCCTTCTTCCAGCTGAAATTCAAGAATCAACAGATTCTGGGACCAAATGGCGGAATGGCTGTGAACAAATTGCA GAGAAATATGCATCACACGTTGGCAAGCAGCATAATATACTAGACATTTCTTCAGGATTGTTACATCTTGCTGGAAATTCATTGGTACCACAATCTATCCATAAAAAATGGCTCGAGGATGCCAAAGTTCTTCATCAGGTTGACAAGAAATTTATCCCAATTGTGGCCAGTGGAACACTTGCTATTATAGATCAG CATGCTGCAGATGAAAGAATTCAACTGGAAGAGCTTCGTCAGAAG GTATTATTTGGGGAAGCAAAGACAGTTTCTTATCTGGATGCAGAAAAAGAACTG ACCCTTCCAGAGATAGGATATCAGCTGCTTCAAAATTATGCTGGACAAATAAGAGAATGGGGATGGATATGCGACATTCAAGCTCCGGGTTCTTGTAGCTTTAAAAA GAATTTGAATATTCTCCACCAGCAACCAGCTGTGGTCACTCTTCTTGGG GTGCCCTGCATTTTAGGTGTCAAATTATCGGACAGCGACCTATTAGAATTTCTGGAGCAG CTTGCTGATACAGATGGCTCTTCTACAATCCCACCATCAGTTCTTCGTGTTCTAAATTACAAAGCATGCAGAG GTGCAATCATGTTTGGAGATTCTTTGCTACCATCAGAATGTGCACTTATTGTTGAAGAGCTTAAGCAGACTTCACTCTGTTTTCAA TGTGCTCATGGGCGGCCTACAACTGTTCCGGTGGTGAAACTGGAAGAACTTCACAAGCAGATAGCTAAACTTAAACTGTTAGATGGTTCTTCCAGTGAGTTATGGCATGGCTTACAGAGGCAGCAGCTCACTCTTGAACGTGCGGCGCAGCGTTTAAGCATGGCCAGAGGTTGA
- the LOC136209076 gene encoding DNA mismatch repair protein MLH3 isoform X5 has protein sequence MPNGYRKVLKGSKCLYLGVNDDRKDVGTTVIVRDLFYNQPVRRKNMQSSLKKVLDLVKKCVLQIALVHSKVCFVVVDIESEDELLCTRFSSSLSLLMSVYGIDDSKFLHELNISGGVLKLSGYISGPFDSLTTKAFQYVYINSRFVCKGPIHKLLNQLATGFGRLDPWEVNSISQKGTRSKPQACPAYVLNISCPRSLYDLTFEPSKTYVEFKDWIPILNFIEDSIQHLWRENMTDTESSSHASGSWRKDETWKEDLSEFAVKKSETQKHKPSRAPAVPMLTKEVDHRCSVKSHKVPFEEFCVNVSERETDTEFLCQSDCSLQSWNGLVSEREPQGQKIETHLLTLEANSFLQDNYFLEDRVNSRERSYDHVSSHVRSLDWQDEFNKTRSMEVNESSENSFSMGYNDFSDELEVSKKPFLQICSSRRSLPLDRSYSSSVDDLEFPFDDLKSKRRRVCSVQNSDMIKIDTRNCRFDTSPAQLETLCPRDCLAYSTGNNILEDADNLLGASEKSLLSHGNPFAKGVVLGSGSIDHSDNADSFYGSNSKWCSLSSDALFQSTAWDAAHVPDKGNYGYNIASNSSGQHNFVSGCTSTMLDFKDSTDTFSVSNFKDYTDTSEDIIKYLKGDITNDEFSFEHSDKSICETEWLPLDLHSRGDTSDDKYESHENQFRCQNRELGERCKRSQSAPPFYRHKKRFISLSSHHSIMKEGNAQLSHKGLISPAFIETDGPKPLDFLPKYAEDLTFCPSPKVENEQAIILDMKENKKGLLPAEIQESTDSGTKWRNGCEQIAEKYASHVGKQHNILDISSGLLHLAGNSLVPQSIHKKWLEDAKVLHQVDKKFIPIVASGTLAIIDQHAADERIQLEELRQKVLFGEAKTVSYLDAEKELTLPEIGYQLLQNYAGQIREWGWICDIQAPGSCSFKKNLNILHQQPAVVTLLGVPCILGVKLSDSDLLEFLEQLADTDGSSTIPPSVLRVLNYKACRGAIMFGDSLLPSECALIVEELKQTSLCFQCAHGRPTTVPVVKLEELHKQIAKLKLLDGSSSELWHGLQRQQLTLERAAQRLSMARG, from the exons ATGCCAAATGGATATCGTAAAGTCCTGAAG GGATCAAAATGTTTGTATCTTGGAGTAAATGATGATCGAAAAGATGTTGGAACAACAG TGATTGTTCGTGATTTATTTTACAACCAACCTGTTCGGAGAAAGAATATGCAATCAAG CCTCAAGAAGGTTTTGGACTTGGTCAAAAAGTGCGTACTTCAAATTGCACTTGTGCATTCAAAAGTTTGCTTCGTAGTTGTTGACATTGAAAG CGAGGATGAGCTTCTATGTACGCGCTTCTCTTCTTCATTGTCATTGTTGATGAGTGTATATGGGATTGACGATTCCAAATTTCTTCATGAATTGAACATCAGTGGTGGTGTATTAAAGCTTTCTGGATATATATCTGGTCCTTTTGATAGCTTAACCACTAAG GCTTTCCAATATGTGT ATATCAACTCAAGGTTCGTCTGCAAAGGTCCAATACACAAATTATTGAACCAATTGGCTACTGGGTTTGGGCGCTTAGATCCTTGGGAAGTCAATAGCATTTCTCAGAAGGGAACTAGATCGAAGCCTCAAGCATGTCCAGCATATGTTCTAAATATAAGCTGCCCTCGAAGTCTCTATGATTTAACTTTTGAGCCTTCAAAGACATATGTTGAGTTCAAG GATTGGATTCCTATTCTTAATTTTATAGAGGATTCCATTCAACATTTATGGAGGGAAAATATGACTGACA CAGAATCCTCAAGTCATGCAAGTGGTTCATGGAGGAAAGATGAAACCTGGAAGGAAG ATTTGTCTGAATTTGCAGTAAAGAAAAGTGAGACTCAGAAGCACAAACCCTCTCGCGCACCTGCTGTTCCCATGCTAACCAAGGAGGTTGACCATAGATGTAGTGTGAAGAGTCACAAAGTTCCATTTGAAGAATTCTGCGTGAATGTTTCAGAACGAGAAACTGATACAGAATTTCTATGTCAAAGTGACTGTTCTCTGCAATCATGGAATGGCTTAGTTTCAGAACGTGAACCACAGGGCCAAAAAATTGAAACACATCTCTTGACATTGGAGGCCAATTCTTTCCTGCAAGATAATTATTTCTTGGAAGATAGGGTCAATTCTAGAGAAAGATCCTATGATCATGTCAGTAGCCATGTCCGGAGCTTAGATTGGCAAGATGAATTTAACAAGACTAGATCTATGGAAGTAAATGAATCTTCtgaaaattcattttcaatGGGTTATAATGATTTTTCTGATGAATTAGAGGTCAGCAAGAAACCTTTCTTACAGATTTGCTCTTCAAGGAGAAGCCTTCCACTTGATAGATCATATTCTTCCAGTGTGGATGATCTTGAATTTCCATTTGACGACTTAAAGTCAAAAAGAAGACGGGTTTGCAGTGTTCAAAATTCTGACATGATAAAGATTGACACCAGAAATTGCAGATTTGATACATCTCCAGCGCAACTTGAAACATTATGTCCTCGGGATTGTCTTGCATATAGCACGGGAAACAACATACTTGAAGATGCTGATAATCTGTTGGGGGCTTCAGAGAAGTCACTTTTATCTCATGGAAATCCTTTTGCTAAAGGGGTAGTTCTTGGTTCTGGCTCAATTGATCATAGTGATAATGCTGACTCATTTTATGGGTCAAATTCCAAATGGTGTTCTCTTTCATCAGATGCCTTATTTCAATCCACAGCTTGGGATGCTGCACATGTACCAGACAAGGGTAACTATGGTTACAACATTGCATCAAATAGCTCTGGTCAACATAACTTCGTCTCAGGATGTACAAGTACTATGTTAGATTTCAAAGATAGTACTGATACTTTTTCTGTGTCAAATTTTAAGGACTACACAGATACTTCTGAAGACATCATCAAGTACCTTAAAGGAGACATAACAAAtgacgaattttcattcgaacATTCTGATAAATCAATTTGTGAGACTGAATGGTTACCTCTAGATTTGCACTCTAGAGGTGACACGAGTGATGACAAGTATGAAAGTCATGAAAACCAATTTAGATGTCAAAATAGGGAGCTAGGTGAACGATGCAAAAGAAGCCAATCAGCTCCACCATTTTACAGACACAAAAAAAGATTTATTTCCTTGAGCTCTCATCATTCTATAATGAAGGAGGGAAATGCTCAGTTGTCCCATAAGGGCCTTATTTCTCCAG CTTTTATAGAAACTGATGGCCCGAAGCCACTAGATTTTCTCCCAAAGTATGCAGAAGATTTAACATTCTGCCCCAG TCCCAAGGTGGAGAATGAGCAAGCAATTATACTGGATATGAAAGAGAATAAAAAAG GCCTTCTTCCAGCTGAAATTCAAGAATCAACAGATTCTGGGACCAAATGGCGGAATGGCTGTGAACAAATTGCA GAGAAATATGCATCACACGTTGGCAAGCAGCATAATATACTAGACATTTCTTCAGGATTGTTACATCTTGCTGGAAATTCATTGGTACCACAATCTATCCATAAAAAATGGCTCGAGGATGCCAAAGTTCTTCATCAGGTTGACAAGAAATTTATCCCAATTGTGGCCAGTGGAACACTTGCTATTATAGATCAG CATGCTGCAGATGAAAGAATTCAACTGGAAGAGCTTCGTCAGAAG GTATTATTTGGGGAAGCAAAGACAGTTTCTTATCTGGATGCAGAAAAAGAACTG ACCCTTCCAGAGATAGGATATCAGCTGCTTCAAAATTATGCTGGACAAATAAGAGAATGGGGATGGATATGCGACATTCAAGCTCCGGGTTCTTGTAGCTTTAAAAA GAATTTGAATATTCTCCACCAGCAACCAGCTGTGGTCACTCTTCTTGGG GTGCCCTGCATTTTAGGTGTCAAATTATCGGACAGCGACCTATTAGAATTTCTGGAGCAG CTTGCTGATACAGATGGCTCTTCTACAATCCCACCATCAGTTCTTCGTGTTCTAAATTACAAAGCATGCAGAG GTGCAATCATGTTTGGAGATTCTTTGCTACCATCAGAATGTGCACTTATTGTTGAAGAGCTTAAGCAGACTTCACTCTGTTTTCAA TGTGCTCATGGGCGGCCTACAACTGTTCCGGTGGTGAAACTGGAAGAACTTCACAAGCAGATAGCTAAACTTAAACTGTTAGATGGTTCTTCCAGTGAGTTATGGCATGGCTTACAGAGGCAGCAGCTCACTCTTGAACGTGCGGCGCAGCGTTTAAGCATGGCCAGAGGTTGA
- the LOC136209076 gene encoding DNA mismatch repair protein MLH3 isoform X3, whose product MRSIERLPQSIRNSMRSGIILFDLTRVMEELIFNSLDAGATKVSVYVGVGTCYVKVEDDGCGISRDGLALLGERYVTSKFPDVAETSTAITFGFRGEALASISDVSLLEIVTKARGMPNGYRKVLKGSKCLYLGVNDDRKDVGTTVIVRDLFYNQPVRRKNMQSSLKKVLDLVKKCVLQIALVHSKVCFVVVDIESEDELLCTRFSSSLSLLMSVYGIDDSKFLHELNISGGVLKLSGYISGPFDSLTTKAFQYVYINSRFVCKGPIHKLLNQLATGFGRLDPWEVNSISQKGTRSKPQACPAYVLNISCPRSLYDLTFEPSKTYVEFKDWIPILNFIEDSIQHLWRENMTDTESSSHASGSWRKDETWKEDLSEFAVKKSETQKHKPSRAPAVPMLTKEVDHRCSVKSHKVPFEEFCVNVSERETDTEFLCQSDCSLQSWNGLVSEREPQGQKIETHLLTLEANSFLQDNYFLEDRVNSRERSYDHVSSHVRSLDWQDEFNKTRSMEVNESSENSFSMGYNDFSDELEVSKKPFLQICSSRRSLPLDRSYSSSVDDLEFPFDDLKSKRRRVCSVQNSDMIKIDTRNCRFDTSPAQLETLCPRDCLAYSTGNNILEDADNLLGASEKSLLSHGNPFAKGVVLGSGSIDHSDNADSFYGSNSKWCSLSSDALFQSTAWDAAHVPDKGNYGYNIASNSSGQHNFVSGCTSTMLDFKDSTDTFSVSNFKDYTDTSEDIIKYLKGDITNDEFSFEHSDKSICETEWLPLDLHSRGDTSDDKYESHENQFRCQNRELGERCKRSQSAPPFYRHKKRFISLSSHHSIMKEGNAQLSHKGLISPETDGPKPLDFLPKYAEDLTFCPSPKVENEQAIILDMKENKKGLLPAEIQESTDSGTKWRNGCEQIAEKYASHVGKQHNILDISSGLLHLAGNSLVPQSIHKKWLEDAKVLHQVDKKFIPIVASGTLAIIDQHAADERIQLEELRQKVLFGEAKTVSYLDAEKELTLPEIGYQLLQNYAGQIREWGWICDIQAPGSCSFKKNLNILHQQPAVVTLLGVPCILGVKLSDSDLLEFLEQLADTDGSSTIPPSVLRVLNYKACRGAIMFGDSLLPSECALIVEELKQTSLCFQCAHGRPTTVPVVKLEELHKQIAKLKLLDGSSSELWHGLQRQQLTLERAAQRLSMARG is encoded by the exons ATGAGGAGTATTGAGCGCTTGCCCCAGTCAATTCGTAACTCGATGCGTTCTGGGATTATTTTGTTTGACTTGACACGGGTCATGGAGGAATTGATTTTTAACAGCTTGGATGCTGGAGCTACTAAG GTGTCTGTTTATGTAGGTGTGGGAACCTGCTATGTTAAAGTAGAGGATGATG GATGTGGCATCTCTCGGGATGGATTGGCATTATTGGGAGAAAGATACG TGACATCAAAGTTTCCTGATGTGGCTGAAACCAGCACTGCTATTACCTTTGGCTTCAGAGGAGAAGCATTGGCTTCTATTTCTGATGTCTCCTTGTTGGAAATTGTAACAAAAGCTCGCGGGATGCCAAATGGATATCGTAAAGTCCTGAAG GGATCAAAATGTTTGTATCTTGGAGTAAATGATGATCGAAAAGATGTTGGAACAACAG TGATTGTTCGTGATTTATTTTACAACCAACCTGTTCGGAGAAAGAATATGCAATCAAG CCTCAAGAAGGTTTTGGACTTGGTCAAAAAGTGCGTACTTCAAATTGCACTTGTGCATTCAAAAGTTTGCTTCGTAGTTGTTGACATTGAAAG CGAGGATGAGCTTCTATGTACGCGCTTCTCTTCTTCATTGTCATTGTTGATGAGTGTATATGGGATTGACGATTCCAAATTTCTTCATGAATTGAACATCAGTGGTGGTGTATTAAAGCTTTCTGGATATATATCTGGTCCTTTTGATAGCTTAACCACTAAG GCTTTCCAATATGTGT ATATCAACTCAAGGTTCGTCTGCAAAGGTCCAATACACAAATTATTGAACCAATTGGCTACTGGGTTTGGGCGCTTAGATCCTTGGGAAGTCAATAGCATTTCTCAGAAGGGAACTAGATCGAAGCCTCAAGCATGTCCAGCATATGTTCTAAATATAAGCTGCCCTCGAAGTCTCTATGATTTAACTTTTGAGCCTTCAAAGACATATGTTGAGTTCAAG GATTGGATTCCTATTCTTAATTTTATAGAGGATTCCATTCAACATTTATGGAGGGAAAATATGACTGACA CAGAATCCTCAAGTCATGCAAGTGGTTCATGGAGGAAAGATGAAACCTGGAAGGAAG ATTTGTCTGAATTTGCAGTAAAGAAAAGTGAGACTCAGAAGCACAAACCCTCTCGCGCACCTGCTGTTCCCATGCTAACCAAGGAGGTTGACCATAGATGTAGTGTGAAGAGTCACAAAGTTCCATTTGAAGAATTCTGCGTGAATGTTTCAGAACGAGAAACTGATACAGAATTTCTATGTCAAAGTGACTGTTCTCTGCAATCATGGAATGGCTTAGTTTCAGAACGTGAACCACAGGGCCAAAAAATTGAAACACATCTCTTGACATTGGAGGCCAATTCTTTCCTGCAAGATAATTATTTCTTGGAAGATAGGGTCAATTCTAGAGAAAGATCCTATGATCATGTCAGTAGCCATGTCCGGAGCTTAGATTGGCAAGATGAATTTAACAAGACTAGATCTATGGAAGTAAATGAATCTTCtgaaaattcattttcaatGGGTTATAATGATTTTTCTGATGAATTAGAGGTCAGCAAGAAACCTTTCTTACAGATTTGCTCTTCAAGGAGAAGCCTTCCACTTGATAGATCATATTCTTCCAGTGTGGATGATCTTGAATTTCCATTTGACGACTTAAAGTCAAAAAGAAGACGGGTTTGCAGTGTTCAAAATTCTGACATGATAAAGATTGACACCAGAAATTGCAGATTTGATACATCTCCAGCGCAACTTGAAACATTATGTCCTCGGGATTGTCTTGCATATAGCACGGGAAACAACATACTTGAAGATGCTGATAATCTGTTGGGGGCTTCAGAGAAGTCACTTTTATCTCATGGAAATCCTTTTGCTAAAGGGGTAGTTCTTGGTTCTGGCTCAATTGATCATAGTGATAATGCTGACTCATTTTATGGGTCAAATTCCAAATGGTGTTCTCTTTCATCAGATGCCTTATTTCAATCCACAGCTTGGGATGCTGCACATGTACCAGACAAGGGTAACTATGGTTACAACATTGCATCAAATAGCTCTGGTCAACATAACTTCGTCTCAGGATGTACAAGTACTATGTTAGATTTCAAAGATAGTACTGATACTTTTTCTGTGTCAAATTTTAAGGACTACACAGATACTTCTGAAGACATCATCAAGTACCTTAAAGGAGACATAACAAAtgacgaattttcattcgaacATTCTGATAAATCAATTTGTGAGACTGAATGGTTACCTCTAGATTTGCACTCTAGAGGTGACACGAGTGATGACAAGTATGAAAGTCATGAAAACCAATTTAGATGTCAAAATAGGGAGCTAGGTGAACGATGCAAAAGAAGCCAATCAGCTCCACCATTTTACAGACACAAAAAAAGATTTATTTCCTTGAGCTCTCATCATTCTATAATGAAGGAGGGAAATGCTCAGTTGTCCCATAAGGGCCTTATTTCTCCAG AAACTGATGGCCCGAAGCCACTAGATTTTCTCCCAAAGTATGCAGAAGATTTAACATTCTGCCCCAG TCCCAAGGTGGAGAATGAGCAAGCAATTATACTGGATATGAAAGAGAATAAAAAAG GCCTTCTTCCAGCTGAAATTCAAGAATCAACAGATTCTGGGACCAAATGGCGGAATGGCTGTGAACAAATTGCA GAGAAATATGCATCACACGTTGGCAAGCAGCATAATATACTAGACATTTCTTCAGGATTGTTACATCTTGCTGGAAATTCATTGGTACCACAATCTATCCATAAAAAATGGCTCGAGGATGCCAAAGTTCTTCATCAGGTTGACAAGAAATTTATCCCAATTGTGGCCAGTGGAACACTTGCTATTATAGATCAG CATGCTGCAGATGAAAGAATTCAACTGGAAGAGCTTCGTCAGAAG GTATTATTTGGGGAAGCAAAGACAGTTTCTTATCTGGATGCAGAAAAAGAACTG ACCCTTCCAGAGATAGGATATCAGCTGCTTCAAAATTATGCTGGACAAATAAGAGAATGGGGATGGATATGCGACATTCAAGCTCCGGGTTCTTGTAGCTTTAAAAA GAATTTGAATATTCTCCACCAGCAACCAGCTGTGGTCACTCTTCTTGGG GTGCCCTGCATTTTAGGTGTCAAATTATCGGACAGCGACCTATTAGAATTTCTGGAGCAG CTTGCTGATACAGATGGCTCTTCTACAATCCCACCATCAGTTCTTCGTGTTCTAAATTACAAAGCATGCAGAG GTGCAATCATGTTTGGAGATTCTTTGCTACCATCAGAATGTGCACTTATTGTTGAAGAGCTTAAGCAGACTTCACTCTGTTTTCAA TGTGCTCATGGGCGGCCTACAACTGTTCCGGTGGTGAAACTGGAAGAACTTCACAAGCAGATAGCTAAACTTAAACTGTTAGATGGTTCTTCCAGTGAGTTATGGCATGGCTTACAGAGGCAGCAGCTCACTCTTGAACGTGCGGCGCAGCGTTTAAGCATGGCCAGAGGTTGA